Genomic segment of Dendrosporobacter quercicolus:
GAGCCGCAGCTTGCGCCCCTAAGGCCGCCGGCAGACCGAAACCCATAGTTCCAAGGCCGCCGGAAGTGATCCAGGAGCGGGGTTCAGTGATTTGCAGGCTTTGTGCAGCCCACATTTGGTGCTGCCCTACATCGGTTACCCAAATTTTGGGTTGGGCCGCCAATTCCTGAGACATAAACTGCATGATCCAGGGCGCGGTCAGCGAGGTGACGTCGGGACCGGCGTTAAAGCTGTGCCGCCATTGCGAGAGCTTGTTCCACCAACCGCTGTAATCAATGAGAGTCCTGGTTTTTAGCCGGTCGGTAAGCGCGGTGAGAGTTTGGCGCAAATCACCGGTGATGGAGATATGGGAAGCGATATTTTTACCTATTTCGGCTGCGTCGATATCCAATTGAATCACCGTTTTATTCTGCGCGTATTTTTGCGGATGACTGGTCACCCTGTCGCTAAATCTTGTTCCGACCGCCAGCAACACATCGGCATCATTTACCGCATGGTTAGCCGGTTTGTGGCCATGCATGCCGGTCAGGCCGAGCATACGGGGATGATCGTGAGGGATTGCGCCCAGCCCCATCAATGTACTCATAACAGGAGCTTGAACAATACCGGTTAAGGCCAGCGCTTCATTTTCGGTTTGGCTGGAGATTACGCCTCCGCCGATTAAAATGGCCGGGCGTTCAGCCGTTGCGAGTGCAACCGCGGCAGTTTCAATGGCTTGCAGGACAGCGCCGGTAAGCGTGGCTGACGGTTGGCAGCTGGTGTCTGTTTTTGGTTCCCAGCCAGTCTCGGCTTGCAGTATGTCGCGGGGAACGTCGATAAGCACCGGGCCGGGACGTCCGCCCAGCGCAATCGCAAAAGACTCATAAATTGCCGGCGCCAAATCCTTAATATCCCGAATCAAAAAACTATGTTTGGTAATTGGCATGGTAATGCCGGTAATGTCTACTTCCTGAAAGGAGTCCCGTCCCAGGAGGGGGGTAGGAACCTGGCCGGTTATCGCTACAATTGGCACCGAATCCATAAAAGCAGTTGCCAGGCCGGTAACGAGGTTGGTTGCGCCAGGCCCGGAGGTGGCTATACAGACACCGGCCCGGCCAGTGGCGCGCGCGTAGCCGTCGGCGGCGTGGGCGGCCCCTTGTTCGTGGACAGTAAGAATATGTTTGAGCCGGCTATTGTAAAGCGCATCATATAAA
This window contains:
- the ilvB gene encoding biosynthetic-type acetolactate synthase large subunit codes for the protein MKLSGSEIIVNSLLDIGVSTVFGYPGGQIMPLYDALYNSRLKHILTVHEQGAAHAADGYARATGRAGVCIATSGPGATNLVTGLATAFMDSVPIVAITGQVPTPLLGRDSFQEVDITGITMPITKHSFLIRDIKDLAPAIYESFAIALGGRPGPVLIDVPRDILQAETGWEPKTDTSCQPSATLTGAVLQAIETAAVALATAERPAILIGGGVISSQTENEALALTGIVQAPVMSTLMGLGAIPHDHPRMLGLTGMHGHKPANHAVNDADVLLAVGTRFSDRVTSHPQKYAQNKTVIQLDIDAAEIGKNIASHISITGDLRQTLTALTDRLKTRTLIDYSGWWNKLSQWRHSFNAGPDVTSLTAPWIMQFMSQELAAQPKIWVTDVGQHQMWAAQSLQITEPRSWITSGGLGTMGFGLPAALGAQAAAPAKRVILIAGDGGFKMTGMELYTAVNEQLPVISVIINNRCLGMVRQWQQLFYRDRYSCSLLPAFDFTAFAASCGAAAHTASSQAEFRKAFGHALQAKVPTVIVANIDQQLLVEPMVSPGEPINAFLDI